In the Euphorbia lathyris chromosome 5, ddEupLath1.1, whole genome shotgun sequence genome, one interval contains:
- the LOC136228976 gene encoding WD40 repeat-containing protein HOS15 isoform X2, with translation MTSITSSEMNFLVFRYLQESGFTHSAFALGYEAGINKCTIDGNMVPPGALITFVQKGIQYLEMEANLSNSDGDVDEDFSFLQPLDLITKDVYELRQIIKDRRKNSHKDRDKDKEKEKEKEKDKELEKEHEKERSRVREKDRHEREKDSEKDRERVEKEKERAKQHADNTDREMVAEQVDKNNVKHDENGISGGPESMDVSPTSTSQACEIPSSDVMILEGHTSEVCACAWSPTGSLLASGSGDSTARIWTIAECASRSGVQNSPPNVLVLKHVKGRTNEKSKDVTTLDWNGEGTLLATGSYDGQARIWNTNGELKTTLSKHKGPIFSLKWNKKGDYLLTGSCDKTAIVWDVKTEEWKQQFEFHSGPILDVDWRNNVSFATSSTDNMIYVCKVGDTRAVKTFAGHQGEVNCVKWDPTGSLLASCSDDISAKIWSMKQEKYVHDLREHSKEIYTIRWSPTGPGTNNPNQQLVLASASFDSTVKLWDVELGKLICSLNGHRDPVYSVAFSPNGEYLASGSLDRCINIWSLKEVKIVKTYTGNGGIFEVCWNKEGDKIAACFANNTVCILDLRM, from the exons ATGACATCAATAACGTCTTCCGAGATGAATTTCCTCGTTTTCCGTTACCTTCAAGAGTCCG GTTTTACACATTCAGCTTTTGCTTTAGGATATGAGGCAGGTATTAACAAATGTACCATAGATGGCAATATGGTCCCACCTGGCGCACTTATTACTTTTGTGCAAAAGGGAATTCAGTACCTGGAGATGGAAGCAAATTTGAGTAAT AGTGATGGAGATGTAGATGAAGATTTTTCATTCTTGCAACCATTGGATCTTATAACAAAAGACGTATATGAATTAAGGCAAATTATTAAAGATAGGAGAAAGAATTCGCATAAGGACAGAGATAAagataaggaaaaagaaaaagaaaaagaaaaagataaagaGTTGGAAAAGGAACATGAAAAAGAACGATCACGAGTAAGAGAGAAGGACAGGCATGAAAGGGAGAAGGATAGTGAAAAGGACAGAGAAAgggtagaaaaagaaaaagagcgaGCAAAGCAGCATGCAGATAATACTGACAGAGAAATGGTTGCTGAACAAGTGGATAAGAATAACGTCAAACATGACGAAAATGGGATTTCTGGAG GACCAGAATCAATGGATGTCTCCCCAACATCAACATCTCAGGCGTGTGAGATTCCCAGTTCTGATGTGATGATTTTGGAGGGTCATACATCTGAG GTTTGTGCCTGTGCATGGAGTCCAACAGGATCGCTCCTTGCATCTGG CTCTGGAGATTCCACGGCACGCATTTGGACAATAGCTGAGTGTGCCTCTAGATCTGGTGTGCAAAACAGTCCTCCAAATGTGCTTGTATTGAAGCATGTAAAGGGAAGAACAAATGAGAAGAGTAAAGACGTTACAACACTAGATTGGAAT GGTGAGGGGACTTTACTTGCAACAGGTTCGTATGATGGGCAGGCAAGAATATGGAATACAAATG GTGAACTTAAGACTACATTGAGTAAACACAAAGGACCAATATTTTCTTTGAAATGGAACAAGAAGGGGGATTATCTTCTTACTGGAAGCTGTGACAAAACTGCTATAGTGTGGGATGTGAAAACAGAGGAATGGAAACAGCAGTTTGAATTTCATTCAG GTCCTATACTTGATGTTGACTGGCGCAATAATGTTTCATTTGCAACAAGCTCCACGGACAACATGATTTATGTTTGTAAAGTTGGAGACACTCGTGCTGTTAAAACTTTTGCTGGCCATCAG GGAGAGGTTAATTGTGTTAAATGGGATCCAACAGGCTCATTGCTGGCTTCATGCTCTGACGATATTAGCGCTAAG ATATGGAGCATGAAGCAAGAAAAATATGTTCATGACTTGAGAGAACATTCTAAG GAGATTTACACTATCAGGTGGAGCCCCACTGGACCTGGCACAAATAATCCTAATCAACAATTGGTTCTGGCAAG TGCATCATTTGACTCAACAGTGAAGTTATGGGATGTGGAGCTTGGGAAACTTATCTGCAGCTTAAATGGGCACAG GGATCCAGTGTACTCTGTTGCATTTAGCCCAAATGGCGAGTATCTTGCAAGCGGGTCTCTTGATAGATGTATCAACATCTGGTCTCTGAAGGAAGTTAAGATTGTGAAGACATACACGGGTAACGGGGGAATATTTGAGGTTTGTTGGAATAAAGAAGGCGACAAAATTGCCGCATGCTTTGCCAACAATACAGTATGTATTTTAGACTTGAGAATGTAA
- the LOC136228976 gene encoding WD40 repeat-containing protein HOS15 isoform X1, whose translation MTSITSSEMNFLVFRYLQESGFTHSAFALGYEAGINKCTIDGNMVPPGALITFVQKGIQYLEMEANLTCQSDGDVDEDFSFLQPLDLITKDVYELRQIIKDRRKNSHKDRDKDKEKEKEKEKDKELEKEHEKERSRVREKDRHEREKDSEKDRERVEKEKERAKQHADNTDREMVAEQVDKNNVKHDENGISGGPESMDVSPTSTSQACEIPSSDVMILEGHTSEVCACAWSPTGSLLASGSGDSTARIWTIAECASRSGVQNSPPNVLVLKHVKGRTNEKSKDVTTLDWNGEGTLLATGSYDGQARIWNTNGELKTTLSKHKGPIFSLKWNKKGDYLLTGSCDKTAIVWDVKTEEWKQQFEFHSGPILDVDWRNNVSFATSSTDNMIYVCKVGDTRAVKTFAGHQGEVNCVKWDPTGSLLASCSDDISAKIWSMKQEKYVHDLREHSKEIYTIRWSPTGPGTNNPNQQLVLASASFDSTVKLWDVELGKLICSLNGHRDPVYSVAFSPNGEYLASGSLDRCINIWSLKEVKIVKTYTGNGGIFEVCWNKEGDKIAACFANNTVCILDLRM comes from the exons ATGACATCAATAACGTCTTCCGAGATGAATTTCCTCGTTTTCCGTTACCTTCAAGAGTCCG GTTTTACACATTCAGCTTTTGCTTTAGGATATGAGGCAGGTATTAACAAATGTACCATAGATGGCAATATGGTCCCACCTGGCGCACTTATTACTTTTGTGCAAAAGGGAATTCAGTACCTGGAGATGGAAGCAAATTTGA CTTGCCAGAGTGATGGAGATGTAGATGAAGATTTTTCATTCTTGCAACCATTGGATCTTATAACAAAAGACGTATATGAATTAAGGCAAATTATTAAAGATAGGAGAAAGAATTCGCATAAGGACAGAGATAAagataaggaaaaagaaaaagaaaaagaaaaagataaagaGTTGGAAAAGGAACATGAAAAAGAACGATCACGAGTAAGAGAGAAGGACAGGCATGAAAGGGAGAAGGATAGTGAAAAGGACAGAGAAAgggtagaaaaagaaaaagagcgaGCAAAGCAGCATGCAGATAATACTGACAGAGAAATGGTTGCTGAACAAGTGGATAAGAATAACGTCAAACATGACGAAAATGGGATTTCTGGAG GACCAGAATCAATGGATGTCTCCCCAACATCAACATCTCAGGCGTGTGAGATTCCCAGTTCTGATGTGATGATTTTGGAGGGTCATACATCTGAG GTTTGTGCCTGTGCATGGAGTCCAACAGGATCGCTCCTTGCATCTGG CTCTGGAGATTCCACGGCACGCATTTGGACAATAGCTGAGTGTGCCTCTAGATCTGGTGTGCAAAACAGTCCTCCAAATGTGCTTGTATTGAAGCATGTAAAGGGAAGAACAAATGAGAAGAGTAAAGACGTTACAACACTAGATTGGAAT GGTGAGGGGACTTTACTTGCAACAGGTTCGTATGATGGGCAGGCAAGAATATGGAATACAAATG GTGAACTTAAGACTACATTGAGTAAACACAAAGGACCAATATTTTCTTTGAAATGGAACAAGAAGGGGGATTATCTTCTTACTGGAAGCTGTGACAAAACTGCTATAGTGTGGGATGTGAAAACAGAGGAATGGAAACAGCAGTTTGAATTTCATTCAG GTCCTATACTTGATGTTGACTGGCGCAATAATGTTTCATTTGCAACAAGCTCCACGGACAACATGATTTATGTTTGTAAAGTTGGAGACACTCGTGCTGTTAAAACTTTTGCTGGCCATCAG GGAGAGGTTAATTGTGTTAAATGGGATCCAACAGGCTCATTGCTGGCTTCATGCTCTGACGATATTAGCGCTAAG ATATGGAGCATGAAGCAAGAAAAATATGTTCATGACTTGAGAGAACATTCTAAG GAGATTTACACTATCAGGTGGAGCCCCACTGGACCTGGCACAAATAATCCTAATCAACAATTGGTTCTGGCAAG TGCATCATTTGACTCAACAGTGAAGTTATGGGATGTGGAGCTTGGGAAACTTATCTGCAGCTTAAATGGGCACAG GGATCCAGTGTACTCTGTTGCATTTAGCCCAAATGGCGAGTATCTTGCAAGCGGGTCTCTTGATAGATGTATCAACATCTGGTCTCTGAAGGAAGTTAAGATTGTGAAGACATACACGGGTAACGGGGGAATATTTGAGGTTTGTTGGAATAAAGAAGGCGACAAAATTGCCGCATGCTTTGCCAACAATACAGTATGTATTTTAGACTTGAGAATGTAA